The window AAGAAGATGGAATCAAAGCGGGGCTGGAgcgagcaggggagagggagggcgCGCACGTAGGTGTTGAGCTGCCTGACGAAGGAGGAGAAGTTGTTGTGCTTGAAGTACTTGGGGAGGAGGTCCCGGGCGAACTCGGGCGTGTTCCAGACGATGAAGCTGTTGTTGGCCGGCCCCCACGACACCACGGCGTCCGTGGCCGGGTCGTCCACCATGTCGTACGTCTTCATCAGGAACGGCGGCGGCgcgcccgcccccgcccccgccgccccaggaggcgccaccgccgtcgtcaccgtcgacgccgccgccgccgcagccaccgcAGCAGCAACCCCGCCGTCCATCGCCGTCCCTCGATCCGTACGGCCCCGGCCCCGACCTCGGAGCTCAGCCGCGCCGCCGCGCGGGAACACAACCAGCCGGACTCGAGGGAGCTCCACCGATTCGAGCAGGGGGAGTGGGGGATTTGGGGGCGGGGATTGATTCTAGGTCTTGGGGAGGAGGTGAAAGGTGGGGTCTTTTCCTttgaaggagggagggaggaggaggaaaagGGGGGAGGAAAAGGGGGAGTACCATATTGAAGTGGCATGCTCACTTAAATTCTATAGGATTAGCAATGAGTGTTTGATGACACAGAAAAAACAAAGAAATTGTAAAAGGACGTTGGAGTGAATGTTATATTTGCTATAAAATATAGTATAAAATATTCCATAAGAATTTTTTTTGTGgaattcaatcctatgaatcaaaggaccaacataggaTAAAATCCTAAGGATTTCAATCCTCCAAAAATGCTATAAAATtcatttgaatcaaaggagcccttagtATTTCTGGTAATTTTTAGTGGAAAACATGCACTCATGCGATTCCTATTCATGCTGGCAGGAACATGTAGGTAGATTAGACAGCCGATTTGACATTCTGACATTGAGCTCCAGCTTGAGCGTCTCACTCAAATCTCAAGCAAGATGGGCATGGGAAACCGCCATCGCTTCGAGTATAGGCCAGGGGCCCAGGGCAGTGTCAGCGACCAATTTTGCCATGCTGCCGTGCCGATGGGCCATCCGGCCCACAGACGCCAGTGGCCCGGCCCGCTCCACCTCGCCTAGAGAGAGAATGGCCACGTCGGCAACctttcctctcccgcacttcacaCTTGACACCACCCAAAAAAAACCTAGCAGAGCAGCAATggcgtccccgccgccgccgtcctcctcctgctcctcgtccCCGTCTCCCATCCACTGGCCTCAGGCCTGGAGTCCTCGCCGTTCGACGCGGCGCTGGCGGCGCTGCAGGGCCGGATCGGCTACGCGTTCGGGTCCCCGGACCTGCTCCGCCGCGCGATGACGCACGCCTCCTACTCGCGCGAGAACGGCCGGGCGCTGGCCGTGCTCGGCCTGGCCGCGGCGGAGTCGGCCGCCGCGCTGcgggccctcgccgccgaccgcgacGCGCCGGCCTCCGCCGTCTCCCGCGCCGCGCGCGACGCCGCGGGGGAGCCCGCCTGCGCCGCGGCGGGCGCCCGCGCGGGCATCCCGGGCGTCGTGCGCGTCGCCGGGTCCACCAAGGCCTCGGCCCCGCCCGTGGTCTGCGGCGCCCTCCGCGCGCTCCTCGGCGCCGTCGCCGTCGACAacggcaccgccgccgccgccgccgaggtcttCTGGCGCCTCCACGTCATCACCGCCGCCGCCATGTGACGCGTGCACGAGTAATAAATCATCCAAGATGGTTTGCACTTGCACATCAGTGTTCACAAGTATATTTACTAGTAGGATAAGTGAAGCTGCTGCTGCAATCTACCTCTATGTAAATTATGAACTGCCACCTAGAGCCTGGATGAAAATCATCAACTTCCACTTTGATTTCGTATGCAAATTATGAACAGTCACTCAGAGCTCTGATGAAAATCATGAACCTCCACTTTGATCTTGTATGCAAATTATGAACTGCCGCTTCGAGTTGTGCTATGTCTGATTtgagatggatcatggaacaagagtTCCTTGTCGAATTCAGTTACACTGCGTTTGGATGTCTTCATTGGGGGGCTTGTATTGGATTTGGTATTGGTAAGTTTCATTTCACCTGTTTGGCTGGACACTAAATTGGTGGCCGGTAATGAAACTAAATTCAGGCTGAAATCACTCCCACGCAAACAGTCTGCCCACAATACGGAGGCCTCCGGCTCTGAATTGTGCTGAAATCGCCCATCCCGCAAAATGTACCGGTTCACTTCCCTTTTCCCCCCTCGCGAACAGATAAGGAGAAAAGGCAGGAAGGGAGATAGCGAGCTCCGAGGTGGGCGGCGGCTGCGAAGCTCGGCGGCGTCCAGGTGCGTTCCCTCCTCGGCCCCCTCCTCCTGCAACATCTTCCGGCACCGCCGCATCTCACCCGTCCCCTCCACTGACGCGTCGTGCACTGCCTCCAGCTCGGCGGCCATGG is drawn from Triticum dicoccoides isolate Atlit2015 ecotype Zavitan chromosome 4A, WEW_v2.0, whole genome shotgun sequence and contains these coding sequences:
- the LOC119283796 gene encoding protein NUCLEAR FUSION DEFECTIVE 2-like is translated as MGMGNRHRFEYRPGAQGSQSSNGVPAAAVLLLLLVPVSHPLASGLESSPFDAALAALQGRIGYAFGSPDLLRRAMTHASYSRENGRALAVLGLAAAESAAALRALAADRDAPASAVSRAARDAAGEPACAAAGARAGIPGVVRVAGSTKASAPPVVCGALRALLGAVAVDNGTAAAAAEVFWRLHVITAAAM